The Providencia sp. PROV188 genome includes a region encoding these proteins:
- the eco gene encoding serine protease inhibitor ecotin: MKKAILSVMAAVAVSSCAMATEDLGKIAPYPKAESGMTRHVIQLDTQQNEYDYMVELVIGKTIKADCNRQWFMGDLEEKTLEGWGYNYYKLDEVKGPASTMMACSEPAKDRFITTQLGDEAFVRYNSKLPIVVYAPKDMEVKYRIWSTDDKLMNSVKK; the protein is encoded by the coding sequence ATGAAAAAAGCGATTTTGTCTGTAATGGCTGCGGTAGCAGTGTCTTCTTGTGCAATGGCGACTGAAGATTTAGGAAAGATCGCGCCTTACCCGAAAGCAGAATCTGGTATGACTCGTCATGTGATCCAGCTTGATACTCAGCAAAATGAATATGACTACATGGTTGAGCTGGTTATCGGAAAAACCATTAAAGCAGATTGTAATCGCCAATGGTTTATGGGTGACTTAGAAGAAAAAACCTTAGAGGGTTGGGGATATAACTACTACAAATTAGACGAAGTCAAAGGACCTGCCTCAACAATGATGGCTTGTAGCGAACCTGCAAAAGACCGCTTTATTACCACTCAATTAGGTGATGAAGCATTTGTTCGTTATAACAGCAAACTCCCAATTGTTGTTTATGCGCCAAAAGATATGGAAGTGAAATACCGCATTTGGTCGACAGACGATAAATTAATGAACTCTGTTAAGAAATAA
- a CDS encoding DUF465 domain-containing protein, translating to MLSADQDLVSQLISTHPRFQSLYEKHHQLDKEISKLEGPSGAGYNEQVAKLKKEKLHLKDEMQRIMQTSR from the coding sequence ATGTTATCTGCTGATCAAGATTTAGTTTCACAATTAATCTCCACACACCCCCGCTTTCAATCTCTCTATGAGAAGCATCACCAATTAGATAAAGAAATTAGCAAGCTTGAAGGACCTTCAGGTGCCGGCTATAACGAACAGGTTGCCAAACTTAAAAAAGAAAAATTGCATCTAAAAGATGAAATGCAGAGAATAATGCAAACCAGTCGATAA
- a CDS encoding nitrous oxide-stimulated promoter family protein, with translation MVGKRISREIVTIEKMIKIYEKAHPAPEDNPEHYQILFSYAVKRLNKCRYGEEKPACKQCPIHCYQPKQREQMKIIMRWAGPKMLYHHPILAIRHLIDDKKPVPELPSRERTTSNLKK, from the coding sequence ATGGTGGGTAAAAGAATATCGAGGGAAATCGTAACGATAGAAAAAATGATAAAAATCTATGAAAAGGCACATCCTGCTCCTGAAGACAACCCAGAACATTACCAAATACTTTTTTCCTATGCCGTAAAACGCCTAAATAAATGCCGTTATGGTGAAGAAAAACCAGCCTGTAAACAATGCCCTATACATTGCTACCAACCAAAGCAACGTGAACAAATGAAAATCATTATGCGTTGGGCCGGCCCTAAAATGCTATATCACCATCCTATTTTAGCAATTCGTCATCTCATTGATGATAAAAAACCTGTCCCGGAGCTACCTAGTCGGGAACGTACTACATCCAACCTGAAAAAATGA